One window of Medicago truncatula cultivar Jemalong A17 chromosome 2, MtrunA17r5.0-ANR, whole genome shotgun sequence genomic DNA carries:
- the LOC11419093 gene encoding protein LIGHT-DEPENDENT SHORT HYPOCOTYLS 10: protein MSSSGKDLAEGGSSTSQGITLSRYESQKRRDWNTFGQYLNNLRPPVPLSHCNSNHVLEFLRYLDQFGKTKVHLQGCMFYGQPEPPAPCTCPLRQAWGSLDALIGRLRAAYEENGGTPETNPFASGAIRVYLREVRECQAKARGIPYKKKKKSTNKGNDESSSTMHFS from the coding sequence ATGTCTTCAAGTGGAAAGGATTTAGCTGAAGGAGGATCATCAACCTCGCAAGGAATCACACTTAGCCGCTATGAATCTCAAAAGAGAAGAGATTGGAACACTTTTGGTCAATACTTAAACAACCTAAGACCACCCGTTCCACTTTCTCACTGCAATTCCAACCATGTGTTGGAATTTCTTAGGTATTTAGATCAATTTGGAAAAACCAAAGTTCATTTACAAGGTTGTATGTTTTATGGACAGCCAGAGCCACCAGCACCTTGTACATGTCCACTTAGACAAGCTTGGGGAAGTCTTGATGCTCTAATTGGGAGGTTAAGGGCTGCTTATGAGGAAAACGGCGGAACTCCAGAGACTAATCCTTTCGCGAGCGGTGCTATTCGCGTTTATCTTAGAGAGGTTAGGGAGTGTCAAGCTAAGGCTAGGGGTATCCCttacaagaagaaaaagaagagcacAAATAAGGGAAATGATGAATCAAGCTCAACCATGCACTTTTCTTGA